From Virgibacillus natechei, the proteins below share one genomic window:
- the tig gene encoding trigger factor: MVANWEKQEGNTGVLTFGVTADEFETALDQAFKKVSKDMELPGFRKGKIPRKIFENRFGVESLYQDAVDLVLQGAYGKAIEETAIQPIEQPEVDIETIERGKDLVFTANVNVKPEATLGEYKGLEVESQSVEVTDEEVEESITTLLNEHVELVVKEEGAIEEGDTVVMDFEGFMDGEAFDGGKGENHSLEIGSGQFIPGFEEQLIGKETGEDVRVELTFPEEYHAEDLAGKAAAFEVKIHEVKYKELPELDDEFAKDVDEEVETLDELKKKKKVELEEQKEQNAENEKRESLLEQASNNAEVDVPEAMVETELDQMVKEFEQRLQQQGMTMEMYAQFSGQDENALKEQMREDAEKRVKTNLTLEAIVNEENLEATEEDVDAELENMAGMYGVEKEQLKQMLGGNSDAIKDDLKFRKAIDFLVEQSKPVEQ, translated from the coding sequence ATGGTAGCAAATTGGGAAAAGCAAGAAGGAAATACAGGAGTATTAACATTTGGAGTAACGGCAGATGAATTTGAAACTGCATTAGATCAAGCATTTAAAAAAGTTTCAAAGGATATGGAACTTCCAGGATTCCGTAAAGGGAAGATACCACGTAAAATATTTGAAAATCGCTTTGGTGTTGAATCATTATACCAAGACGCGGTAGACCTTGTTCTTCAAGGTGCTTATGGGAAGGCAATTGAAGAAACGGCGATTCAACCAATTGAACAGCCAGAAGTGGATATAGAAACGATTGAACGAGGTAAAGACTTGGTTTTCACTGCTAATGTAAACGTGAAACCAGAAGCTACTCTTGGAGAATACAAGGGATTGGAAGTTGAAAGCCAATCTGTAGAAGTGACGGATGAAGAAGTTGAAGAATCCATAACGACCTTGCTTAACGAGCATGTTGAGCTAGTTGTAAAAGAAGAAGGTGCTATTGAAGAAGGCGACACAGTAGTAATGGACTTTGAAGGATTCATGGACGGAGAAGCGTTTGACGGTGGAAAAGGAGAAAACCATTCACTTGAAATTGGTTCCGGACAATTCATTCCAGGGTTTGAAGAACAATTAATAGGTAAAGAAACGGGAGAAGACGTTCGCGTTGAATTAACATTCCCTGAAGAATATCATGCAGAAGACCTAGCTGGTAAAGCAGCTGCATTCGAAGTAAAAATTCATGAAGTGAAGTATAAAGAACTACCGGAATTGGATGATGAATTTGCAAAAGATGTTGATGAAGAAGTGGAAACACTTGATGAATTGAAGAAAAAGAAAAAAGTTGAACTTGAAGAGCAAAAAGAACAGAATGCTGAAAATGAAAAACGAGAATCGTTATTGGAACAAGCTTCTAACAATGCTGAAGTAGATGTACCTGAAGCAATGGTAGAAACGGAGCTTGATCAAATGGTAAAAGAATTTGAACAGCGTCTTCAACAACAAGGAATGACAATGGAAATGTATGCTCAATTTTCTGGTCAGGACGAAAATGCATTAAAAGAGCAAATGAGAGAAGATGCTGAAAAGAGAGTAAAGACAAACCTAACATTAGAAGCGATTGTTAATGAAGAAAACCTTGAAGCAACGGAAGAAGATGTAGATGCAGAGCTTGAGAACATGGCTGGTATGTATGGAGTAGAAAAAGAGCAATTAAAACAAATGCTTGGTGGAAATTCAGATGCTATCAAAGATGATCTTAAGTTTAGAAAAGCAATTGACTTCTTGGTAGAGCAAAGTAAGCCTGTAGAACAATAG
- a CDS encoding tetratricopeptide repeat protein, with protein sequence MENESEFDNVILFPKWKKTLEEESLQALKEKKYETALLKLNKLLSYQVNNHEIIIAKLICLMELERHGEAQDMCEALLNIKDENYYHYVHIYLTILFQTNQYELLMEQVEQDLRNEDLPAVIKEQFQQLYDMSDQMKNDVTMEKTTVYLDELNQAIDDNKHVEQWRIIQNLRKTKAQSSSDIIKYLMNEKVHPVTKTAMFQWLQDQEITYEVDIHKLDSQIRVVPANILDIASHSIVKQTLLQISELEQKDPSLFILLKQILYRYAYVRYPIMPPNDDVVHIAEALKHIGQEYVDIHIKKGERRSDIIIHYTEEIKACETLYMSMIED encoded by the coding sequence ATGGAAAATGAATCAGAATTCGATAATGTTATACTTTTTCCGAAATGGAAAAAAACATTGGAAGAAGAAAGCTTACAAGCACTAAAGGAAAAGAAATATGAAACAGCCCTATTAAAACTAAATAAATTATTAAGTTACCAAGTTAATAATCATGAAATAATTATTGCTAAGTTAATTTGTTTAATGGAGTTAGAGAGGCATGGCGAAGCTCAAGACATGTGTGAAGCGTTATTAAACATCAAAGATGAAAATTATTATCATTACGTACATATTTATCTAACCATATTGTTTCAAACAAACCAGTACGAGTTATTAATGGAACAAGTTGAACAAGACTTAAGAAATGAAGACTTGCCAGCTGTTATAAAAGAACAATTTCAGCAACTGTATGATATGAGCGACCAAATGAAGAATGATGTAACTATGGAGAAGACTACTGTATATTTAGATGAGCTTAACCAGGCAATTGATGATAATAAGCATGTTGAACAATGGCGTATTATCCAAAATTTAAGAAAAACGAAGGCCCAGTCTAGTAGTGATATCATCAAATACTTGATGAATGAAAAAGTTCATCCCGTAACGAAAACAGCAATGTTTCAATGGTTACAAGATCAAGAAATTACATATGAAGTGGACATACATAAATTAGATTCACAAATACGTGTCGTACCTGCAAACATTTTGGACATTGCATCACATAGCATAGTAAAGCAAACGTTGTTACAAATAAGTGAATTAGAACAAAAAGATCCATCATTATTTATCCTATTAAAACAAATTCTCTATCGATATGCTTATGTACGATATCCAATAATGCCACCAAATGATGACGTTGTGCATATCGCAGAAGCTTTAAAGCATATAGGGCAGGAATATGTAGATATACATATAAAAAAGGGAGAACGACGAAGTGATATCATTATACATTACACGGAAGAAATAAAGGCATGTGAAACGCTGTATATGAGTATGATAGAAGATTAA
- a CDS encoding metallophosphoesterase family protein: MTKVLILSDSHGLTNEVAEIKKRHQLKNMIHCGDSELDMDAPELDGFLKVGGNTDHDSRLPEEQNPTINDVNFYVTHGHLYDVKANLLTLAYRAEEVDASVVCFGHTHIAGVEQVGNRLFINPGSIRLPKKRSEKTYAILEWESQIDVIVTFYTIDGEVIEDLSHRATI; the protein is encoded by the coding sequence ATGACGAAGGTTCTAATTTTAAGTGATAGCCATGGATTAACGAATGAAGTTGCAGAGATAAAAAAACGTCATCAACTAAAAAACATGATTCATTGTGGAGATTCTGAACTAGATATGGACGCACCAGAGTTGGACGGTTTCTTGAAAGTGGGGGGAAATACCGATCATGATTCCCGGCTTCCTGAGGAACAGAATCCGACAATTAATGACGTTAACTTTTATGTGACACACGGTCATCTTTATGATGTTAAAGCGAACTTATTGACATTAGCATACCGGGCGGAAGAAGTAGATGCCAGTGTCGTCTGCTTTGGGCATACTCATATAGCTGGAGTTGAGCAAGTAGGTAACCGTCTATTTATCAATCCTGGTAGTATTCGACTACCAAAGAAAAGATCGGAAAAGACCTATGCAATATTAGAATGGGAAAGTCAAATTGACGTTATCGTTACTTTCTATACAATTGATGGAGAAGTCATCGAAGATTTATCACACCGTGCAACCATATAA
- a CDS encoding XTP/dITP diphosphatase, with product MKKIIIATRNAGKAKEFKDLFIGYGIQAISLLDLTEEIPEVEETGTTFEENAALKAEQLSDRLSIPVLADDSGLIIDALGGRPGVFSARYSGMKNDQKNIEKVLGELENIPTEERTARFVCVLAVAVPGQKTIFRKGDCEGSIAFFAIGDNGFGYDPVFIPKNYTCTMAQLSDNEKNSISHRKNAIVELDEFIKNDGGGIFR from the coding sequence ATGAAAAAAATAATAATAGCGACTCGGAACGCTGGTAAGGCTAAGGAGTTTAAAGATCTTTTTATCGGGTATGGAATACAAGCTATTTCTTTATTGGATTTAACGGAAGAAATTCCTGAAGTAGAGGAAACTGGTACAACATTTGAAGAGAATGCTGCATTGAAAGCTGAGCAACTTTCAGATAGATTGTCCATCCCTGTACTGGCTGATGATTCAGGACTAATTATTGATGCATTAGGTGGTAGGCCTGGTGTTTTTTCTGCGAGGTATTCAGGAATGAAAAATGATCAGAAAAACATAGAGAAGGTATTGGGCGAATTAGAAAATATACCAACCGAGGAAAGAACGGCAAGGTTTGTATGTGTTCTCGCTGTTGCTGTGCCAGGTCAAAAAACAATATTTCGCAAAGGGGATTGTGAAGGAAGCATTGCTTTTTTTGCAATAGGAGATAATGGATTTGGCTACGATCCTGTTTTTATTCCAAAAAACTATACATGTACAATGGCTCAGCTTTCAGATAATGAGAAGAATAGTATCAGTCATCGAAAAAATGCAATTGTGGAGCTGGACGAATTTATAAAAAACGATGGAGGAGGGATATTCAGATGA
- the rph gene encoding ribonuclease PH, translated as MRNDQRQVNHIRPVKITPDYISHPEGSVLIEVGDTKVICNASIEDKVPPFMRGKGKGWITAEYAMLPRATEQRNIRESSKGKVSGRTMEIQRLIGRALRSVVDLDKIGERTVWVDCDVIQADGGTRTASITGAFVAVVLAFGKLLTKGTISKMPVIDYLSAISVGVLSDGKEILDLNYQEDSQADVDMNIVMTGAGEFVEIQGTGEEATFSQSQLLTMLQLANEGIEKVTEYQKETIGALSDRIGETVT; from the coding sequence ATGAGAAATGATCAGCGACAAGTAAATCATATACGACCAGTAAAAATCACGCCTGATTATATCAGTCACCCAGAAGGGTCTGTTTTAATAGAGGTAGGAGACACCAAAGTTATTTGTAATGCTAGTATTGAAGATAAGGTTCCTCCATTTATGCGTGGTAAAGGGAAGGGGTGGATTACGGCAGAATATGCGATGCTTCCCAGAGCAACGGAACAAAGAAATATAAGGGAGTCTTCCAAAGGAAAAGTTAGTGGAAGAACAATGGAAATACAACGTTTAATTGGAAGAGCGCTACGATCAGTTGTTGATTTAGACAAAATTGGAGAGCGAACAGTTTGGGTAGATTGTGATGTTATTCAGGCTGACGGCGGGACAAGGACTGCTTCTATTACAGGGGCATTTGTAGCAGTTGTATTGGCTTTTGGTAAATTATTGACTAAGGGAACCATTAGCAAAATGCCTGTTATAGATTATTTAAGTGCAATCTCCGTTGGTGTATTATCGGACGGAAAGGAAATTCTCGACTTAAATTATCAAGAGGATTCCCAAGCTGATGTTGATATGAACATTGTTATGACAGGGGCTGGTGAATTTGTTGAAATCCAGGGAACAGGTGAAGAAGCAACATTTTCTCAGAGTCAGTTGCTAACCATGCTCCAACTTGCGAATGAGGGAATAGAAAAGGTTACGGAGTATCAAAAAGAAACGATTGGTGCGCTATCAGACCGAATCGGTGAAACAGTTACATAG
- a CDS encoding GerMN domain-containing protein gives MLKRGILLTGALIFFIILTGCFQGEQSLEEMDPPQDAEAVDNLEEEVTTEDTEAVEDDESDVNEEETGGIADETNPRELYLLDSNGMVASQTLELPSPGSKEVATQVVEYLVKGGPVTSMLPNGFQAVLPEGTEVLGLNLQEDGTIVVDLSEEFENYEAENELNILESMTYTLTQFDNVQKMQLMINGHPQEEMPVNGTPIREGYSRANGINITGTDTLDLVSSNAVTIHYPTEHNENRYYVPVTQYVNSDNDEMFGSIVEEMIQGPGLNTNVTHVFNAQTELTDTPTLEDGVLELVFSEDVLTDTEQAMISDEVMETIVRTLTGQQSVDAVDVKVENMDQLVNENGETYDEPVTGQSFLPSEKL, from the coding sequence ATGCTGAAGCGCGGAATACTTTTGACAGGGGCTTTAATCTTCTTCATTATACTAACAGGGTGTTTTCAAGGGGAACAATCACTCGAGGAAATGGATCCACCTCAAGATGCAGAGGCAGTGGATAATCTAGAAGAAGAAGTAACAACTGAGGATACAGAGGCAGTTGAAGATGATGAATCAGATGTAAATGAAGAGGAGACAGGAGGGATTGCAGATGAAACAAATCCACGAGAGTTGTATTTACTTGACTCAAACGGAATGGTTGCATCCCAAACGTTAGAATTACCAAGTCCTGGTTCTAAGGAAGTAGCGACTCAAGTAGTCGAGTATTTAGTAAAAGGTGGACCAGTAACTTCGATGTTGCCAAATGGATTTCAAGCTGTACTTCCTGAAGGAACAGAAGTATTGGGCTTAAATTTACAAGAAGATGGTACCATTGTGGTTGATTTATCTGAGGAATTTGAAAATTACGAAGCTGAGAATGAATTAAATATACTCGAGTCGATGACATATACACTGACACAATTTGATAATGTGCAAAAAATGCAATTAATGATCAATGGTCATCCGCAAGAAGAAATGCCAGTAAATGGAACGCCGATTAGAGAGGGATACTCCAGGGCAAATGGAATAAATATTACTGGAACAGATACACTGGATTTGGTCAGTAGCAATGCTGTTACGATACATTATCCGACAGAACACAATGAGAACCGGTATTATGTACCTGTTACACAGTATGTTAATAGCGATAATGATGAAATGTTTGGTTCCATTGTTGAAGAAATGATTCAGGGGCCGGGATTAAATACAAATGTAACCCATGTATTTAATGCACAGACAGAATTGACAGATACACCAACATTAGAAGATGGCGTACTAGAATTAGTCTTTAGTGAAGATGTGCTAACAGATACTGAACAAGCGATGATTTCAGATGAAGTAATGGAGACTATAGTACGAACGTTAACAGGACAACAATCTGTAGACGCAGTAGATGTAAAGGTGGAAAATATGGATCAGTTGGTTAACGAAAACGGGGAAACGTACGACGAACCCGTTACAGGACAATCATTTTTACCAAGTGAAAAGCTTTAA
- the racE gene encoding glutamate racemase — protein sequence MDRPIGVIDSGVGGLTVAHELMRQLPKEKLIYLGDTARCPYGPRSKEEVQKFTWELVDFLLKKNIKMLVVACNTATAFTLTDLQQKLDIPVIGVIQPGARAAIKFTKNNHVGVIGTEGTIRSEAYTNALKQIKADIHVNALACPLFVPMIEQGVLSGDQALKVAEDTLHPMKIKNHMDTLILGCTHYPLIKDTIQAVIGNHVTVISSSEETARETSTILEVHHLLNKNGQVPVHQFYTTGEMEIFVKISESLFQQSDSQMVKIKKARL from the coding sequence TTGGATCGACCAATCGGAGTTATTGATTCAGGTGTTGGTGGCTTAACTGTGGCACACGAGTTGATGCGTCAACTACCTAAAGAAAAGTTAATATATCTTGGCGATACGGCTAGATGTCCTTATGGTCCAAGGTCAAAAGAAGAAGTGCAGAAATTCACATGGGAACTGGTGGATTTTTTGCTGAAAAAGAATATTAAAATGTTGGTCGTGGCTTGTAATACTGCTACAGCATTTACGTTAACAGATCTGCAGCAAAAATTAGATATTCCTGTTATTGGTGTGATTCAACCAGGTGCACGTGCTGCAATCAAGTTCACAAAAAATAATCATGTTGGTGTAATTGGAACCGAGGGTACAATTAGAAGTGAGGCTTATACGAACGCTTTGAAACAAATTAAAGCGGATATCCATGTGAATGCTTTAGCATGTCCTTTATTTGTTCCAATGATTGAGCAAGGTGTATTGAGTGGGGACCAAGCTCTAAAAGTTGCAGAAGATACGTTACATCCAATGAAAATTAAAAATCATATGGATACCTTAATCCTTGGGTGTACACATTATCCATTGATAAAAGATACAATTCAAGCGGTAATCGGCAATCATGTGACCGTCATTTCCTCAAGTGAAGAAACGGCTAGAGAAACAAGTACCATATTGGAGGTTCATCATTTATTAAACAAAAACGGTCAAGTTCCCGTTCATCAATTTTATACAACAGGTGAAATGGAGATTTTTGTTAAAATATCAGAGAGTCTTTTTCAACAATCAGATTCACAAATGGTGAAAATAAAAAAAGCGCGGCTTTAG
- a CDS encoding MarR family winged helix-turn-helix transcriptional regulator has translation MNNDAPTEAIIDVEKRLRYIAGIVKQNGRKILNNYPITSPQFVAVQFLLEEGDLTIGELSNRISLAFSTTTDLVDRMERNELVERVRDSKDRRVVRIHVLDKGKRIVHEVIDKRQEYLGEVLENFSADQTETLSELLDFLHEQMKMVNEK, from the coding sequence TTGAATAACGATGCACCAACTGAGGCCATTATAGATGTAGAAAAAAGACTTCGTTATATTGCAGGTATTGTAAAACAAAATGGTCGTAAAATATTAAATAATTACCCGATCACATCTCCACAATTTGTTGCTGTACAATTTCTGTTAGAAGAAGGCGATTTAACAATTGGTGAGCTATCAAATAGAATAAGTTTAGCTTTTAGTACAACAACTGATTTAGTAGATCGAATGGAAAGAAATGAACTGGTTGAAAGAGTTCGTGACTCAAAAGATAGACGTGTAGTTAGAATTCATGTTTTAGATAAAGGAAAGAGAATCGTTCATGAAGTGATTGATAAACGCCAAGAGTATTTAGGTGAGGTTTTAGAAAATTTTTCTGCTGATCAAACAGAAACATTAAGCGAGTTATTAGATTTTTTACATGAGCAAATGAAAATGGTAAATGAAAAATAA
- a CDS encoding helix-turn-helix domain-containing protein, translating into MEDNNYKPKQLLTKREKEVFELLVQDKTTKEIAQDLFISEKTVRNHISNAMQKLGVKGRSQAVVELLRMGELKL; encoded by the coding sequence TTGGAGGACAACAACTATAAACCGAAGCAATTATTAACAAAACGCGAGAAAGAAGTATTCGAACTCTTGGTTCAGGACAAAACAACAAAAGAAATTGCCCAAGATTTATTTATATCTGAAAAAACTGTTCGTAACCACATTTCAAATGCTATGCAGAAATTAGGAGTTAAGGGGCGATCGCAAGCAGTAGTGGAGCTTCTTCGCATGGGGGAATTAAAGCTCTAA
- a CDS encoding acyl-CoA thioesterase: MKSISYIKDMEKWRSEFSFFIPIKIRFSETDMFGHVNNVSPFIYFEEARIEFLKSMSVFDDIKQEDTSIPVVADLQCDYHKQMFFDDYINLFVKANYVGSTSIDIHYMALDKDEQVSLTGRGRLVYVEPKTGNPISLTDSMKEELLQV, from the coding sequence TTGAAATCGATTTCATATATAAAAGACATGGAGAAGTGGCGCTCGGAATTCTCGTTTTTTATACCCATTAAAATAAGGTTCTCTGAAACAGATATGTTTGGTCATGTCAATAATGTATCCCCTTTTATATACTTTGAAGAAGCTCGTATTGAATTTTTAAAATCAATGAGCGTATTCGATGATATAAAACAAGAAGATACCTCAATACCAGTAGTGGCAGATTTGCAATGTGATTATCATAAGCAAATGTTTTTTGATGATTATATAAATTTATTTGTAAAGGCTAATTACGTTGGTAGTACATCAATTGATATCCATTACATGGCCTTGGATAAAGATGAACAGGTGAGTCTAACTGGCCGTGGGAGGTTAGTGTACGTTGAGCCAAAAACAGGTAATCCAATTTCACTCACTGATTCTATGAAAGAAGAATTGTTACAGGTCTAG
- the sdhB gene encoding succinate dehydrogenase iron-sulfur subunit gives MVEEQTVSFIITRQDDAESAPYEETFNVPYRPNMNVISGLMEIQQNPINANGKKTAPVYWDMSCLEEVCGACSMVINGTASQSCAALVDDLEQPIRLAPMDTFPVVRDLIVDREGMFDALKQVKAWIPIDGTYDLGPGPRMPEKKRQWAYELSKCMSCGVCLEACPNVNDKSDFIGPAALSQVRLFNAHPTGEMNASERLEGLMEEGGIDGCGNAQNCVQVCPKGIPLTTSIAAMNRDTNIQAFKNFFGSDNAH, from the coding sequence ATGGTTGAAGAACAAACAGTAAGCTTTATCATAACAAGGCAAGATGACGCAGAATCGGCTCCTTATGAAGAAACTTTTAACGTTCCGTATCGTCCAAACATGAATGTTATTTCTGGTTTAATGGAGATCCAACAAAATCCTATTAATGCTAATGGAAAAAAGACAGCTCCAGTCTATTGGGATATGAGCTGTTTGGAAGAAGTGTGTGGTGCTTGTTCAATGGTTATTAATGGTACCGCATCACAATCTTGCGCAGCCCTAGTGGATGATTTAGAACAACCAATACGTTTAGCTCCTATGGATACGTTTCCAGTTGTTCGTGATTTAATTGTGGATCGTGAAGGAATGTTTGATGCATTAAAACAAGTAAAAGCTTGGATTCCAATTGATGGTACCTATGATTTAGGTCCTGGCCCTCGTATGCCAGAGAAAAAACGTCAATGGGCTTATGAACTTTCAAAATGTATGAGTTGTGGTGTTTGTTTAGAAGCTTGTCCAAATGTTAACGATAAATCAGACTTTATCGGACCAGCAGCTCTTTCACAAGTACGTCTGTTTAATGCACATCCAACAGGTGAAATGAATGCTAGTGAGAGATTAGAAGGTTTGATGGAAGAAGGTGGAATAGACGGTTGTGGAAATGCTCAAAACTGTGTACAGGTTTGTCCAAAAGGAATCCCATTAACAACTTCTATTGCTGCCATGAATCGTGATACAAATATTCAAGCATTTAAAAATTTCTTCGGCAGTGATAATGCACACTAA
- the sdhA gene encoding succinate dehydrogenase flavoprotein subunit, whose amino-acid sequence MSNRKIAVVGGGLAGLMATIKAAEAGVNVELFSIVPVKRSHSVCAQGGINGAVDTKGEGDSPDIHFYDSVYGGDFLANQPPVKAMADAAPSIIHMLDRMGVMFNRTPEGLLDFRRFGGTQHHRTAYAGATTGQQLLYALDEQVRRYEVEGLVTKYESWEFLGAIIDDEGVARGIVGQDIKTHEIKSFPSDATIIATGGPGIIFGKSTNSMINTGSAASALYQQGAKYANGEFIQIHPTAIPGDDKLRLMSESARGEGGRVWTYKDGEPWYFLEEKYPAYGNLVPRDIATREIFDVCVNQKLGINGENMVYLDLSHKDPKELDVKLGGIIEIYEKFVGEDPRKVPMKIFPAVHYSMGGLWVDYDQMTNIPGIFAAGECDYSQHGGNRLGANSLLSAIHGGNVAGPSAIKYVDGLEKHVDDLPPELFEAREQEEKDKFEKLINMEGEENAYRLHKELGELMTDNVTVVRDNEKLLQTDKKISELLERWENIGINDTSRWSNQGVMFTRQLKNMLHLARVITIGAYNRNESRGAHYKPEFPDRNDEEWLKTTIADFDRETETPVISYEAVDTSLIPPRKRDYSK is encoded by the coding sequence ATGAGTAATCGAAAAATTGCTGTTGTCGGTGGTGGTCTTGCCGGATTAATGGCTACAATAAAAGCAGCTGAAGCAGGCGTGAATGTAGAACTTTTCTCTATCGTACCTGTAAAACGTTCTCACTCTGTATGTGCTCAAGGTGGTATAAATGGTGCAGTAGATACAAAAGGAGAAGGTGACTCACCTGATATTCATTTTTATGACTCAGTCTATGGTGGGGACTTCCTAGCGAACCAACCACCTGTAAAAGCTATGGCTGATGCAGCGCCAAGTATCATACATATGTTGGACCGGATGGGGGTTATGTTCAACCGCACACCTGAAGGGCTGCTTGACTTTCGACGTTTCGGTGGTACTCAACACCACCGGACAGCATATGCAGGAGCAACTACAGGACAGCAATTGCTCTACGCTCTGGATGAACAAGTTCGTCGCTATGAAGTAGAAGGTCTAGTGACAAAGTATGAAAGCTGGGAATTTCTCGGTGCAATTATAGATGATGAAGGTGTAGCGAGAGGTATTGTAGGTCAGGATATTAAAACACATGAAATCAAATCCTTTCCTTCAGATGCAACTATTATCGCTACGGGCGGACCTGGTATCATATTTGGTAAATCAACAAACTCCATGATTAATACAGGTTCTGCTGCAAGCGCACTATACCAGCAAGGAGCTAAGTACGCCAACGGAGAATTTATTCAAATTCATCCAACAGCAATACCAGGTGATGACAAGTTGCGTCTAATGAGTGAATCAGCACGTGGTGAAGGCGGCAGAGTATGGACATATAAAGATGGAGAGCCATGGTACTTCCTAGAGGAGAAATATCCAGCATATGGTAACTTGGTACCTCGTGATATTGCAACGCGTGAAATTTTTGATGTTTGTGTGAATCAGAAACTTGGAATAAACGGCGAAAATATGGTTTACCTTGATTTATCACATAAAGACCCAAAAGAATTAGATGTTAAACTTGGTGGGATCATTGAAATTTACGAAAAATTCGTTGGAGAGGATCCGCGAAAAGTACCAATGAAAATTTTCCCGGCTGTTCATTATTCAATGGGTGGATTATGGGTTGATTACGATCAAATGACAAATATTCCTGGAATATTTGCAGCTGGTGAGTGCGATTATTCACAGCATGGTGGAAATCGTTTAGGTGCTAACTCCCTATTGTCTGCCATTCACGGTGGTAATGTAGCAGGTCCAAGTGCTATTAAATATGTTGATGGATTAGAAAAACATGTTGATGATCTTCCACCTGAATTATTTGAAGCAAGAGAACAAGAAGAAAAAGACAAATTTGAAAAGCTAATAAATATGGAAGGTGAAGAAAACGCCTATCGTCTTCACAAAGAGCTTGGAGAATTGATGACGGATAATGTTACGGTAGTACGTGACAATGAAAAACTTCTTCAAACAGACAAAAAGATAAGCGAGCTATTAGAACGCTGGGAGAATATTGGTATAAATGATACATCCCGATGGAGTAATCAGGGTGTTATGTTTACTCGACAATTAAAGAACATGCTTCATTTAGCCCGAGTTATTACCATCGGAGCATACAACCGTAATGAAAGTCGCGGGGCGCACTATAAGCCAGAATTTCCTGATCGTAATGATGAAGAATGGTTGAAAACGACGATAGCGGATTTTGACCGTGAAACCGAAACGCCCGTCATAAGTTATGAGGCAGTGGATACTTCGTTAATTCCACCTCGTAAGCGTGACTATTCTAAATAA
- a CDS encoding succinate dehydrogenase cytochrome b558 subunit, with amino-acid sequence MAGNRDFYFRRLHSLLGVVPIGIFLIQHLIVNHFAVYGEDSFNQAAGVMAGLPFVLLLETFVIYLPILFHAILGVYIVFEAKNNTRKYGFFRNWLFYLQRFTGIVTLIFIVWHVWETRVQIGLGNADLDYSLMEGILTNTFMFWFYVVGVLSTTFHFANGLWSFLVTWGITQSPKSQKITTYVTLVVFLGLSYLGIRTLITFAFGV; translated from the coding sequence ATGGCAGGAAATCGTGATTTTTATTTCAGAAGATTACACTCACTGTTAGGAGTCGTTCCTATTGGAATCTTCTTGATTCAGCATCTAATTGTGAACCACTTTGCTGTGTATGGGGAGGACAGTTTCAATCAAGCCGCGGGTGTTATGGCAGGGCTTCCATTTGTATTGTTATTAGAAACTTTCGTCATTTATTTGCCAATTTTGTTTCATGCAATTTTAGGGGTTTATATTGTATTTGAAGCAAAAAACAATACAAGAAAATACGGCTTTTTCCGTAATTGGCTATTCTACCTGCAACGTTTCACTGGTATTGTTACATTAATATTTATTGTATGGCATGTTTGGGAGACACGTGTTCAAATCGGATTGGGAAATGCAGATTTGGATTATAGTCTTATGGAAGGAATCTTAACAAACACATTTATGTTTTGGTTCTACGTAGTCGGTGTTCTTTCGACAACATTCCATTTTGCAAACGGATTATGGAGCTTTTTAGTAACTTGGGGTATTACACAATCACCAAAATCCCAAAAGATTACTACATATGTAACACTAGTAGTATTCCTAGGCTTGAGTTATCTAGGAATCAGAACATTGATCACATTTGCATTTGGGGTATAA